CGTGAAATCTTTGCTCCTAGGCCTTGCCGAGCTCAAGACCGTAGAGGCCAAGACGGCGGAGCCCTCGCTCTACCCGCAGCTCGAGGTCGAGGACGTGGCATCCGGGGCAAAGTCAGCGATGGTCACGGTCGAGGACGCCAAGGGTGCAACACTTGCAAGCGTCATCATCGGGAAGGAGCGGTTCGGGCGCGGTGGTGACAACGCGACCGAGGTTTATGTGCGCAAGGCGGGTGACAAGCAGTCCTGGCTTGCAACCGGCAGCCTCCAACGCAACGACGACGTCAAGCAGTGGATGCGTCGCGATCTTGTCTCCGTCGACCGCGAGCGTGTGCGCGAAGTCGACGTAACGCCGGCTGGCGATGCCGGGGACGCGGACAAGCCATACCAGTTGACGAAGGAAAAGGCCGGGGAGGGGGATTTCGCGCTCGAAGGGGTTCCGCCCGACGACAAGGTCAAAGCACCTTACGAGGTGGACAGCATCGCAGGCGCCCTTGGAGCCCTCAGTGCGGATGACGTCCTGCCGGCCGCAAATCTGAGGGCCGACGCAAAGCCTATTCGCAAGGTCGAATTCAAGACCTTCGACGGTCTTTCGGTCGTCGTGCAGCTCTATCTCCAGGATGGCAAGACGTGGGCGAAAATCATCGCAGCGTCGGATGCGACCGCACCCGGAGCCAGTGCCGAACAGGCCGCGGCAACGGCAAGTGCAGCGCCCACCGGAGCGGGCTCGAATCTCATGACCCCCGATGAAGTCAAGCACGAGATCGAGGATATCGATGGACGCACGAAAGATTGGGTCTTCGTTCTTGAACCGGGAGACCAGACTACCCTCGAGAAGAAATTCACCGACTTGATCGAACCCAAGGATAAGGCCAAGCCGAAGTCGTAGGCTTCGCGCATGAGTTCTTCATTGCCGCTCGAAAATAGGGCCCGCTCAGCCCTGTGATTTTCGAATGAACGCCGTAGCCCCAATGCCGACACAATTTTCGGCCAGTTTTGCGGATGGCTGCCCGCTCAGGTTGGCGCGGGGGTGACTTCGGTGCCGGAGTGAAGCCACGTCGATTTTCATCGCCGAGACGCTGGCTGATCGCAGCGCTGGCACTCGCAGTCACCGTCATCGTGG
The window above is part of the Alphaproteobacteria bacterium genome. Proteins encoded here:
- a CDS encoding DUF4340 domain-containing protein — translated: MKNRTLAVLAAVTVVVIVGAVIVNTRKEAFTTGTGGAFLLPDFAGKLNDAAKIVVASGAGSFTIVRGDKNWTIAEKYGYPAKYDVVKSLLLGLAELKTVEAKTAEPSLYPQLEVEDVASGAKSAMVTVEDAKGATLASVIIGKERFGRGGDNATEVYVRKAGDKQSWLATGSLQRNDDVKQWMRRDLVSVDRERVREVDVTPAGDAGDADKPYQLTKEKAGEGDFALEGVPPDDKVKAPYEVDSIAGALGALSADDVLPAANLRADAKPIRKVEFKTFDGLSVVVQLYLQDGKTWAKIIAASDATAPGASAEQAAATASAAPTGAGSNLMTPDEVKHEIEDIDGRTKDWVFVLEPGDQTTLEKKFTDLIEPKDKAKPKS